In Haliscomenobacter hydrossis DSM 1100, the DNA window GGTATTCGTTATACATTTGGTACCAATCATGACTGATAGAAACACTGGCGTGCCAACAAAGTGCGACAAAAAGAACTTCGGAACCTGCTCGGTAGCTTCGGTCTGTGGGGGTTAAAAAAGTTCTACCCCTTATTCCACCTTCAACGCCGTCACCGGGTTTTTCAACGCTGCTCGTACACTTTGAAAACTCACCGTCAGCAATGCAATGCCCAGCGCGATGGCACCCGCCGCTACAAAAGCCCACCAGGGCATGTCGATGCGGTAGGCGAAATCTTGCAGCCAGCGCTGTAAGAGCAGGTAAGCAACCGGCACCGCGAGAACGACTGCCACCAGTACCAAACGTAGGAAATCCAGGGTCAACAAACGTACAACACTGCTTACATCAGCGCCCAACACCTTGCGTACCCCGATTTCCTTGGTGCGGCGGGCAACCATGTAGAAAGCCAGTCCAAACAGCCCTAAACCCGCGATAAACAAGGCCAGCACGGAAAACAGGAAAAACACCCGCCCCAGGCGTTGCTCGGCGGTGTAGAATTTTTGGTATTCATCTTCGACAAAACTGTATTCAAACGGAGCGGTAGGCGCCAATTCGCTCCACAGACCCTTGACCTTATTGATTTGATCGGCCAGGTTTCCAGTGCGCAAACGGATGGCAATGTAGGGATGAGACCAGGGAGCCGTCATCAGGATCAGGGGTTCAACCTGGTGGTGCAAGGAGAGGTAATGAAAATCTTCCATGACGCCAATTACCTGAAAATTAGCACCATTGCCACCGGAGATGTGTTTGCCGAGTGGATCTTTCCAACCCAATTTTTTGACCATAGCGCGATTGATGATGCAGCTCAATGAATCGGCGCGGGAGTTTTGGCGAAAATCTCGTCCGGCGTGTATTTTTACTTTGAGGGTACTCAGGTAAGCCGGGTCGGCAAAAACGTAGTTGAACGAACTTTCTTTAAAATTGGCGGGTTGCTCGGGCGCAAATACGGTTGAATCATACAACTTGCCCGGAACTGCGGTAGCTCCACCCGCGTTGTCTACCATCGGAAGATTACGCACTTTTTCCAAAAACACCCCATAGTTTTGATCCAGGGCATAAGCTCGATCAATGAGCAAGACCCGTTCTTTGTCGAAACCCAACTCAGAATTGAGTAAAAACCGAAACTGCGTACCCACTACCATCGTGCCGATGATCAAGGCCGTAGAGATGGAAAATTGCCCAACGACCAGGGATTCACGCAGGCGGCTACGGCCCAGTTGGCTCCCCAATTGGCCTTTTAAGGTGGCAATGGTTTTGAAACCAGACAGCACCACAGCCGGAAATACCCCTGCCAATAAGCTCGTAAACAAGGTAATCAACCCCAATAAACCGAGCAAAAAAGGCAGCCCACTCCACTCTAGCTGCATCGTTTTGCCAGCCAAAGTATTAAAATAAGGCAAACTTAAACCCAAGATGGCCACTGCGAAGATCAAAGCTGCTACAACGGCGATCAGTGATTCGCCAAAAAACTGTACCATAAGTTGACCGCGACCCGAGCCTAGTGCCTTGCGCACGCCCACCTCTTTGGCGCGGGTGATGGATCGGGCGGTGCTGAGGTTGATAAAATTGATACAAGCCAATACCAGAATAAACAAGGCTACGATGGAAAAAATGTAGAGGTACGCGCGTTTGCCATTGACTCCCAGCTCCATTTCCAGATTGGAATCGAGGTGAATGGTACTCAGTGCCTGAAAGGGAAAACGCGAAAAATTGCCTTTTGTCTTGAAGTGTTCCTCCTGGGTATGTTGTTCCAGGTAAGCCTGAAACTTCTTTTGCAGCGCAAGTGGATCGGTACCCGGTTTGAGGCTAAAGTAGTTGTATACCGTAGCAAAGCCCCATAGTTCTTTACGTTCCTTGAAGAATTGGAGCTGGTTCAAGGCGCCTAAAAATTGAAACTGGAAATGCGATTGGGTGGGCATGTCCTGTACCACGGCGCTCACTTTTAAAGCAGTGCCATCATTTTTTAAGAGGGTTTGACCCAATGGATTTTGCTTGGGAAAGTATTTGGCTGCTGCGGATTGACTGAGCGCGATGGTGTTCGGCTCTTTGAGGGCGGTGTTTACATCTCCCGAAATGGTCTTGATGCTGAACACTTTAGTGAAATTTTCATCCGCGTACAGCATCTCGGTTTCCCGAACGTACTCGCTGCCTTTTTTGATGGTGATCCCGCTTTGGGACATTTGGGTGACGTATTCCACTTCGGGAAAATGATCTTCCAAGGTACTTTTGACGGGGACAGGCCCTACCGGGATTTTCCATTCGTTGTCACCAAATTTACCGTTCCACAGCACCCGATAGATGCGGTCCGCTTTTTGATGAAACTGGTCGTATTGCAATTCGTCTTTCACCCACAGGGCGATCAACAAACATACCGCAATGCCTACGGCCAAACCAGCAATATTGATGGCGGTGTAGCCCTGGTGCTTCCACAATTGCCGCAAAGTAGTGAGGAGGTAATTTTTGAACATTTTCTACCAGATCAGGAATGAAACAATACAATTGGTCAGACAATTTTTGTGCCAGACGAGATGTATCTTGTCAATCAAAATAAAATGTATTTTATGAAATCTTAACATGTCCG includes these proteins:
- a CDS encoding ABC transporter permease, which codes for MFKNYLLTTLRQLWKHQGYTAINIAGLAVGIAVCLLIALWVKDELQYDQFHQKADRIYRVLWNGKFGDNEWKIPVGPVPVKSTLEDHFPEVEYVTQMSQSGITIKKGSEYVRETEMLYADENFTKVFSIKTISGDVNTALKEPNTIALSQSAAAKYFPKQNPLGQTLLKNDGTALKVSAVVQDMPTQSHFQFQFLGALNQLQFFKERKELWGFATVYNYFSLKPGTDPLALQKKFQAYLEQHTQEEHFKTKGNFSRFPFQALSTIHLDSNLEMELGVNGKRAYLYIFSIVALFILVLACINFINLSTARSITRAKEVGVRKALGSGRGQLMVQFFGESLIAVVAALIFAVAILGLSLPYFNTLAGKTMQLEWSGLPFLLGLLGLITLFTSLLAGVFPAVVLSGFKTIATLKGQLGSQLGRSRLRESLVVGQFSISTALIIGTMVVGTQFRFLLNSELGFDKERVLLIDRAYALDQNYGVFLEKVRNLPMVDNAGGATAVPGKLYDSTVFAPEQPANFKESSFNYVFADPAYLSTLKVKIHAGRDFRQNSRADSLSCIINRAMVKKLGWKDPLGKHISGGNGANFQVIGVMEDFHYLSLHHQVEPLILMTAPWSHPYIAIRLRTGNLADQINKVKGLWSELAPTAPFEYSFVEDEYQKFYTAEQRLGRVFFLFSVLALFIAGLGLFGLAFYMVARRTKEIGVRKVLGADVSSVVRLLTLDFLRLVLVAVVLAVPVAYLLLQRWLQDFAYRIDMPWWAFVAAGAIALGIALLTVSFQSVRAALKNPVTALKVE